A region from the Molothrus aeneus isolate 106 chromosome 17, BPBGC_Maene_1.0, whole genome shotgun sequence genome encodes:
- the MAPRE1 gene encoding microtubule-associated protein RP/EB family member 1 isoform X1, which translates to MAVNVYSTSVTSDNLSRHDMLAWINESLQLTLTKIEQLCSGAAYCQFMDMLFPGSVALKKVKFQAKLEHEYIQNFKVLQAGFKRMGVDKIIPVDKLVKGKFQDNFEFVQWFKKFFDANYDGKEYDPVAARQGQDTIAPNLVTPVVNKTRKSLGTGSAAPQRPIVAQRTPAGPRAGPGMGKKGGGDEESAGLIEQINALKLTVEDLEKERDFYFGKLRNIELICQENEGENDPVLQRIVEILYATDEGFVIPDEGAPQEEQEEY; encoded by the exons ATGGCAGTGAATGTGTATTCTACTTCAGTGACCAGCGATAACTTGAGCCGACATGACATGCTGGCGTGGATCAATGAATCTCTGCAGCTGACGCTGACCAAGATTGAACAGCTGTGCTCAG GTGCTGCATACTGTCAGTTCATGGACATGCTCTTCCCAGGTTCTGTAGCACTCAAGAAAGTGAAGTTTCAAGCAAAATTGGAACATGAGTACATTCAAAACTTCAAGGTTCTACAAGCAGGTTTTAAACGAATGGGTGTTGACAAA aTAATTCCTGTGGACAAACTagtgaaaggaaaatttcaGGACAACTTTGAATTTGTTCAGTGGTTCAAAAAATTTTTTGATGCAAACTATGACGGGAAGGAGTATGATCCTGTTGCTGCTCGACAAGGCCAAGACACAATAGCACCAAACCTTGTTACTCCAGTTGTGAACAAAACCAGGAAATCTCTCGGTACTGGCAGTGCAG CCCCGCAGAGGCCCATTGTTGCACAGAGGACCCCAGCAGGTCCCAGAGCTGGGCCTGGGATGGGCAAAAAGGGTGGAGGAGATGAAGAATCAGCAGGATTGATCGAGCAG ATCAACGCTTTGAAACTTACTGTTGAAGATCTGGAGAAGGAGAGAGACTTCTACTTTGGCAAATTGAGGAACATTGAATTGATCTGCCAGGAGAATGAAGGGGAGAATGATCCAGTGTTGCAGAGGATTGTGGAAATTCTTTATGCCACAGAT GAAGGCTTTGTGATACCTGACGAAGGAGCACCGCAGGAGGAACAAGAAGAGTATTAA
- the MAPRE1 gene encoding microtubule-associated protein RP/EB family member 1 isoform X2, producing MAVNVYSTSVTSDNLSRHDMLAWINESLQLTLTKIEQLCSGAAYCQFMDMLFPGSVALKKVKFQAKLEHEYIQNFKVLQAGFKRMGVDKIIPVDKLVKGKFQDNFEFVQWFKKFFDANYDGKEYDPVAARQGQDTIAPNLVTPVVNKTRKSLAPQRPIVAQRTPAGPRAGPGMGKKGGGDEESAGLIEQINALKLTVEDLEKERDFYFGKLRNIELICQENEGENDPVLQRIVEILYATDEGFVIPDEGAPQEEQEEY from the exons ATGGCAGTGAATGTGTATTCTACTTCAGTGACCAGCGATAACTTGAGCCGACATGACATGCTGGCGTGGATCAATGAATCTCTGCAGCTGACGCTGACCAAGATTGAACAGCTGTGCTCAG GTGCTGCATACTGTCAGTTCATGGACATGCTCTTCCCAGGTTCTGTAGCACTCAAGAAAGTGAAGTTTCAAGCAAAATTGGAACATGAGTACATTCAAAACTTCAAGGTTCTACAAGCAGGTTTTAAACGAATGGGTGTTGACAAA aTAATTCCTGTGGACAAACTagtgaaaggaaaatttcaGGACAACTTTGAATTTGTTCAGTGGTTCAAAAAATTTTTTGATGCAAACTATGACGGGAAGGAGTATGATCCTGTTGCTGCTCGACAAGGCCAAGACACAATAGCACCAAACCTTGTTACTCCAGTTGTGAACAAAACCAGGAAATCTCTCG CCCCGCAGAGGCCCATTGTTGCACAGAGGACCCCAGCAGGTCCCAGAGCTGGGCCTGGGATGGGCAAAAAGGGTGGAGGAGATGAAGAATCAGCAGGATTGATCGAGCAG ATCAACGCTTTGAAACTTACTGTTGAAGATCTGGAGAAGGAGAGAGACTTCTACTTTGGCAAATTGAGGAACATTGAATTGATCTGCCAGGAGAATGAAGGGGAGAATGATCCAGTGTTGCAGAGGATTGTGGAAATTCTTTATGCCACAGAT GAAGGCTTTGTGATACCTGACGAAGGAGCACCGCAGGAGGAACAAGAAGAGTATTAA